The Temnothorax longispinosus isolate EJ_2023e chromosome 12, Tlon_JGU_v1, whole genome shotgun sequence genome includes a window with the following:
- the LOC139823097 gene encoding myosin-IIIb isoform X2, with amino-acid sequence MTGGGTNMAYHGLSQHVNFDVIPDPGERFQLEELIGEGTYGEVYAAYDKETGNKVAIKIMENVADNIEEIEEEYLVLRDLSQHPNIPLFYGLFLKRAKPGQEEDQLWFVMELCTGGSVTDLVQGLKKRGSRLTDDQIAYILKETVEALIFLHSNHCMHRDVKGHNILLTEEARVKLVDFGVSSHLVATLARKNTSVGTPYWMAPEVIACEQQLDSSYDSRCDVWSIGITAIELAEGDPPLSELHPMRALFQIPRNPPPSLKNPDMYSSELTDFIAECLVKDLEHRPFAGELREHPLLTKVEPIVEKIRERLREEICRQRAEGRVHRQPEVTTKHGKLKTDRKTRPEKMYMDDLAALDMLSEEAIVDQLQHRYEQAQIYTYIGDILVAVNPFTNLGLYTGIEQKRYKGQARSDNPPHIFAVADAAYQALLHQRQNQAIVISGESGAGKTESANLLLKQLVYLSKAPNRNLEERILQINPIMEAFGNATTGINANSSRFGKYLDLTMTKGGKVTGARISVYLLEQSRVIAQAEGERNFHIFYYMYDGLEADDRLSEYYLDPTLRRYHRYLTHYSHTSQTHIDKFQQLKMGFKVLGFQDSEVDTVYRVLAAILHLGDIEFAEVATQDNTDNKSRVIDIIPLRRVSKLLGVEQNDLLEALTSNSVMTRGETITRNNTVAEARAARDAMAKGLYGRLFDWMVNQINCLLCFSRSPNYEPLAIGLLDIFGFENFPRNSFEQLCINVANEQIQYYFNQHIFTWEQQEYMAEGIPVDLVEFSDNRPVLDMLLSKPMGLLALLDEESRFPRATNRSLIEKFHNNIKSKFYVRPKSDAVCFAIYHFAGRVVYQAEGFLEKNRNFLPPEVIQLVRQSQYDMVRFLFQCPITKTGNLYSALQENDSRKSQSNQNTKERYSSRGLASQSRAQQTVATYFRYSLMDLLQKMVSGSPQFVRCIKPNDSRSSRFFDKDKVVKQLRYTGVLETIRIRQNGFSHRIPFNEFLKRYCFLAFGYDERVIANRDNCRLLLLRLKMDGWALGKTKVFLKYYHVEFLSKLYEEQLRKIIIVQACVRRWLAKMKFKKQKWQFAVSVVTLQRHIRGWLSRKHTGELLAQKRAKNENETLDFMLNEVKRRAQENTDVNNREKQRKHLEKNDAATVIQSHFRGYTIRKRFGYELEERFKRILNNYDNIYDGHKALLREGLKHEDAALIVQRWYKKEEKLVRKKLAAKDPVHPKLRQADLIQFSQNVHMKNQEVHKNLRRNKPGIRLSDIEEPPLDYVRPEGFNMVQSILQYRSGTQPHEEDSVKYYQDLKDEMSSGSEFEDDEVGWDLPLIRLENDLHSSSRSRRDHILEVNAERRDRTAQSNFVVAPEQHLSNIWHKALRHPPDLRENENSKKSVSTRVNDLRSKNLQSYTNGQRATGSPHIHDPPGLRLTIDDRYNTVNVNERQNVFNEQNLVNGHHNSVNEYHTSINDTSINNPQTPCKINNGVAKSQIKILNTEQTELNNGLINNKSEKTSDRSNHKQNGYHMKNNQNNVDHKNGINRLANGKATNQGQLQNDTFNITTNLRQLLRPTVIEKRQESAKTEYDTEDINGPYNFRQLLRPTEYLPTESLRKRKGGIVSNGVPLPKDKVPEKHVKRRAPLAPTQNKMGNAKK; translated from the exons ATGACCGGAGGCGGGACTAACATGGCGTATCACGGCCTCAGTCAACATGTCAATTTCGATGTGATACCGGATCCAGGCGAGCGTTTTCAATTGGAAGAATTGATCGGCGAGGGTACATATGGCGAAGTGTACGCAGCATATGATAAAGAAACTGGCAACAAAGTAGCCATCAAAATAATGGAGAATGTCGCTGATAATATCGAGGAGATTGAAGAGGAATATTTGGTGCTGAGAGATTTAAGTCAACACCCGAATATTCCTCTATTTTATGGTTTATTTCTAAAGCGAGCAAAGCCTGGTCAGGAAGAGGATCAATTATGGTTTGTGATGGAG TTGTGCACTGGAGGCTCCGTGACCGATCTCGTGCAGGGTCTTAAAAAACGTGGCAGTCGCCTAACGGATGACCAAATAGCTTATATCTTGAAGGAGACTGTCGAAGCTCTGATCTTTCTGCACAGTAATCACTGTATGCATCGCGACGTGAAAGGTCATAATATCCTTCTCACGGAAGAAGCACGTGTCAAATTGGTCGATTTCGGCGTATCCTCGCATTTGGTCGCCACTCTCGCCAGGAAGAACACATCTGTCGGAACACCATATTGGATGGCACCAGAG GTAATAGCTTGCGAGCAACAATTGGACTCCTCGTACGATTCGCGCTGCGATGTCTGGTCGATCGGCATTACCGCTATCGAGTTAGCCGAGGGTGATCCTCCCCTGTCGGAATTGCATCCCATGCGAGCACTTTTTCAAATTCCAAGAAATCCTCCACCTTCCTTGAAGAATCCGGATATGTATTCGTCGGAACTGACAGATTTCATAGCCGAATGCTTGGTGAAGGATTTGGAGCATCGGCCGTTCGCCGGCGAATTGAGAGAGCATCCATTATTGACAAAAGTGGAACCAATCGTCGAGAAAATCAGAGAGCGACTGAGAGAGGAGATTTGTAGACAAAGAGCGGAAGGTCGCGTTCACCGGCAACCGGAAGTGACTACGAAACATGGCAAATTGAAGACGGACCGCAAGACGAGACCAGAGAAAATGTACATGGATGATCTGGCAGCTCTCGATATGCTATCGGAAGAGGCTATTGTCGATCAATTGCAGCACCGATATGAGCAAGCGcagatatacacatatatcggAGATATATTGGTTGCCGTTAATCCTTTTACCAATCTAGGTTTATACACCGGTATc gaACAAAAACGGTACAAGGGACAAGCGAGATCGGATAACCCCCCGCATATATTTGCGGTTGCCGATGCCGCGTATCAAGCTCTATTACATCAACGTCAAAACCAAGCGATAGTCATCAGCGGCGAATCAGGTGCCGGAAAGACGGAAAGCGCAAATTTACTACTGAAACAACTTGTCTATCTCAGCAAGGCGCCGAATCGTAACCTAGAGGAGAGAATACTTCAAATAAATCCTATAATGGAAGCTTTCGGAAACGCCACGACCGGAATCAACGCGAACTCCTCCAGATTCGGAAAGTACTTGGATCTAACGATGACAAAAGGCGGAAAAGTGACCGGTGCGCGAATCTCGGTATATCTGTTGGAACAATCACGAGTGATTGCTCAAGCCGA AGGTGAACGAAACTTTcacattttctattatatgtaCGATGGCCTGGAGGCAGACGACCGCCTCTCGGAATATTATCTCGACCCTACGCTTCGGAGATATCATCGATATCTCACGCATTATAGTCACACGTCGCAGACGCACATTGACAAGTTCCAGCAGCTCAAAATGGGTTTCAAGGTACTCGGATTTCAGGACAGCGAGGTAGACACGGTGTATCGGGTTTTAGCCGCTATCCTCCATTTGGGTGACATTGAATTCGCCGAAGTAGCAACACAAGACAACACCGACAATAAAAGCAGAGTCATCGATATCATTCCATTACGTAGAG TTTCGAAACTACTCGGCGTCGAACAGAACGATCTCCTAGAGGCCCTGACATCAAACTCAGTGATGACTAGAGGCGAGACAATTACGCGGAACAATACGGTAGCCGAAGCTCGTGCGGCTCGTGATGCAATGGCCAAAGGTCTCTATGGTCGGCTCTTCGATTGGATGGTCAACCAGATCAATTGTTTGCTGTGCTTCAGCCGCTCACCGAATTACGAGCCGCTGGCAATCGGGCTGCTCGACATCTTCGGCTTCGAGAACTTTCCCAGAAACTCGTTCGAACAACTCTGCATCAACGTAGCTAACGAGCAGATACAGTACTACTTCAACCAGCACATCTTCACTTGGGAGCAACAGGAATATATGGCCGAGGGAATACCCGTGGATCTCGTCGAATTTTCCGACAATAGGCCGGTTCTCGATATGTTACTAAGCAAGCCCATGGGACTCCTGGCGCTCCTCGACGAAGAAAGTCGATTTCCCAGAGCGACCAATCGATCTCTGATCG AGAAATTCCAcaacaatattaaatcaaaattctaCGTACGCCCAAAATCGGATGCAGTCTGTTTCGCGATATATCATTTTGCTGGTCGTGTTGTCTATCAAGCTGAAGGATTTCTCGAGAAGAACAGAAACTTTCTGCCACCCGAAGTTATTCAACTGGTACGACAGTCGCAATACGATATGGTTCGTTTCCTGTTCCAATGCCCGATCACAAAAACCGGTAATTTATACTCGGCATTACAAGAAAATGATTCGAGAAAATCACAATCAAACCAAAACACAAag GAACGTTATTCTAGTCGAGGTTTAGCATCACAATCGAGAGCTCAGCAGACAGTAGCGACATATTTCCGGTATTCTCTGATGGATCTATTACAAAAAATGGTGTCCGGTTCACCTCAGTTCGTTCGATGTATAAAACCAAATGACTCAAGAAGTTCACGTTTTTTCGACAAAGACAAAGTTGTAAAGCAGTTGAGGTATACCGGTGTCCTCGAAACGATACGTATAAGACAAAATGGATTTTCTCATAGAATACCGTTCAACGAATTTCTGAAAAG ATATTGCTTCCTTGCTTTTGGCTACGACGAACGTGTAATTGCCAATCGGGATAATTGTCGGCTTCTTTTATTACGGTTAAAAATGGATGGATGGGCGTTAGGCAAGACAAAAGTTTTCCTGAAGTACTATCACGTCGAATTTCTCTCAAAACTGTACGAAGAACaactgagaaaaataattatagtccAAGCGTGTGTTCGACGATGGCTCgcgaaaatgaaatttaagaAGCAAAAATGGCAATTCGCTGTATCAGTGGTCACATTACAGCGTCATATTCGAGGATGGTTGTCCCGAAAACACACGGGAGAATTATTGGCTCAAAAACGTGCGAAAAACGAAAATGAAACGCTCGACTTTATGCTGA ATGAAGTGAAACGTAGAGCGCAAGAAAATACGGATGTAAATAATCGCGAGAAACAACGTAAACATTTAGAAAAGAACGACGCCGCGACTGTCATACAAAGTC ATTTCCGAGGTTACACTATTCGTAAACGATTTGGATACGAGCTGGAGGAGCGTTTTAAAAGGATTTTGAACAATTATGACAACATATATGATGGTCATAAGGCACTGTTGCGCGAAGGGCTAAAACATGAAGATGCAGCTCTTATTGTTCAAAGATGGtacaaaaaagaagagaaactAGTCAGAAAGAAACTAGCTGCGAAGGATCCCGTACATCCTAAGCTACGGCAAGCAGATCTAattcaattttctcaaaat GTACATATGAAGAACCAGGAGGTACATAAAAATCTCCGTCGCAACAAACCAGGTATCAGATTGAGCGATATCGAGGAGCCGCCACTCGATTACGTTCGTCCTGAAGGATTTAACATGGTGCAGTCAATATTGCAGTATCGCAGCGGAACGCAGCCGCATGAGGAAGACAGTGTCAAGTATTATCAAGATCTGAAGGATGAAATGAGCAg TGGTTCGGAATTCGAAGACGACGAAGTTGGCTGGGACTTGCCGTTGATACGGCTAGAGAATGACCTTCACTCATCGTCGAG GAGTCGAAGGGATCATATTCTGGAGGTGAATGCCGAGAGGAGGGACCGTACAGCTCAGAGCAATTTCGTAGTGGCACCGGAGCAGCATCTGTCAAACATTTGGCACAAAGCCCTGAGACATCCACCCGACTTACGCGAAAACGAGAACTCCAAGAAAAGTGTCag TACAAGAGTTAATGACCTGCGTAGCAAGAACCTGCAATCATACACGAACGGGCAACGTGCAACCGGTTCTCCGCATATCCACGATCCACCTGGCCTACGACTCACGATCGACGATCGATATAACACCGTAAACGTAAACGAACGGCAGAATGTCTTCAATGAACAGAATCTCGTTAACGGTCACCATAATTCCGTCAACGAGTATCACACATCGATCAATGACACATCGATCAACAATCCTCAGACTccctgtaaaataaataacggtGTTGCAAagagtcaaataaaaattttgaatactGAACAAACTGAGTTAAATAACGgcttgataaataataaatcagaaAAGACGTCAGATCGATCGAATCATAAGCAAAACGGCTAtcatatgaaaaataatcagAATAACGTGGATCATAAGAACGGTATCAACCGATTAGCGAATGGAAAAGCAACGAATCAAGGACAACTGCAAAACGATACTTTCAACATCACGACTAATCTCAGGCAACTTTTAAGGCCGACAGTGATTGAGAAGCGTCAGGAAAGTGCCAAGACCGAGTATGATACGGAAGACATTAACGGTCCTTACAATTTTAGGCAATTGCTAAGACCGACTGAATACCTCCCGACGGAATCTTTAAGGAAAAGGAAAGGAGGAATCGTTTCCAACGGAGTGCCACTGCCAAAGGACAAGGTTCCGGAGAAACACGTTAAGAGAAGAGCGCCGTTGGCACCGACCCAGAATAAAATGGGAAATGCAAAAAAGTAA
- the LOC139823097 gene encoding myosin-IIIb isoform X3: MEMSLQMTGGGTNMAYHGLSQHVNFDVIPDPGERFQLEELIGEGTYGEVYAAYDKETGNKVAIKIMENVADNIEEIEEEYLVLRDLSQHPNIPLFYGLFLKRAKPGQEEDQLWFVMELCTGGSVTDLVQGLKKRGSRLTDDQIAYILKETVEALIFLHSNHCMHRDVKGHNILLTEEARVKLVDFGVSSHLVATLARKNTSVGTPYWMAPEVIACEQQLDSSYDSRCDVWSIGITAIELAEGDPPLSELHPMRALFQIPRNPPPSLKNPDMYSSELTDFIAECLVKDLEHRPFAGELREHPLLTKVEPIVEKIRERLREEICRQRAEGRVHRQPEVTTKHGKLKTDRKTRPEKMYMDDLAALDMLSEEAIVDQLQHRYEQAQIYTYIGDILVAVNPFTNLGLYTGIEQKRYKGQARSDNPPHIFAVADAAYQALLHQRQNQAIVISGESGAGKTESANLLLKQLVYLSKAPNRNLEERILQINPIMEAFGNATTGINANSSRFGKYLDLTMTKGGKVTGARISVYLLEQSRVIAQAEGERNFHIFYYMYDGLEADDRLSEYYLDPTLRRYHRYLTHYSHTSQTHIDKFQQLKMGFKVLGFQDSEVDTVYRVLAAILHLGDIEFAEVATQDNTDNKSRVIDIIPLRRVSKLLGVEQNDLLEALTSNSVMTRGETITRNNTVAEARAARDAMAKGLYGRLFDWMVNQINCLLCFSRSPNYEPLAIGLLDIFGFENFPRNSFEQLCINVANEQIQYYFNQHIFTWEQQEYMAEGIPVDLVEFSDNRPVLDMLLSKPMGLLALLDEESRFPRATNRSLIEKFHNNIKSKFYVRPKSDAVCFAIYHFAGRVVYQAEGFLEKNRNFLPPEVIQLVRQSQYDMVRFLFQCPITKTGNLYSALQENDSRKSQSNQNTKERYSSRGLASQSRAQQTVATYFRYSLMDLLQKMVSGSPQFVRCIKPNDSRSSRFFDKDKVVKQLRYTGVLETIRIRQNGFSHRIPFNEFLKRYCFLAFGYDERVIANRDNCRLLLLRLKMDGWALGKTKVFLKYYHVEFLSKLYEEQLRKIIIVQACVRRWLAKMKFKKQKWQFAVSVVTLQRHIRGWLSRKHTGELLAQKRAKNENETLDFMLNEVKRRAQENTDVNNREKQRKHLEKNDAATVIQSHFRGYTIRKRFGYELEERFKRILNNYDNIYDGHKALLREGLKHEDAALIVQRWYKKEEKLVRKKLAAKDPVHPKLRQADLIQFSQNVHMKNQEVHKNLRRNKPGIRLSDIEEPPLDYVRPEGFNMVQSILQYRSGTQPHEEDSVKYYQDLKDEMSRSRRDHILEVNAERRDRTAQSNFVVAPEQHLSNIWHKALRHPPDLRENENSKKSVSTRVNDLRSKNLQSYTNGQRATGSPHIHDPPGLRLTIDDRYNTVNVNERQNVFNEQNLVNGHHNSVNEYHTSINDTSINNPQTPCKINNGVAKSQIKILNTEQTELNNGLINNKSEKTSDRSNHKQNGYHMKNNQNNVDHKNGINRLANGKATNQGQLQNDTFNITTNLRQLLRPTVIEKRQESAKTEYDTEDINGPYNFRQLLRPTEYLPTESLRKRKGGIVSNGVPLPKDKVPEKHVKRRAPLAPTQNKMGNAKK; this comes from the exons ATGGAAATGTCATTGC AAATGACCGGAGGCGGGACTAACATGGCGTATCACGGCCTCAGTCAACATGTCAATTTCGATGTGATACCGGATCCAGGCGAGCGTTTTCAATTGGAAGAATTGATCGGCGAGGGTACATATGGCGAAGTGTACGCAGCATATGATAAAGAAACTGGCAACAAAGTAGCCATCAAAATAATGGAGAATGTCGCTGATAATATCGAGGAGATTGAAGAGGAATATTTGGTGCTGAGAGATTTAAGTCAACACCCGAATATTCCTCTATTTTATGGTTTATTTCTAAAGCGAGCAAAGCCTGGTCAGGAAGAGGATCAATTATGGTTTGTGATGGAG TTGTGCACTGGAGGCTCCGTGACCGATCTCGTGCAGGGTCTTAAAAAACGTGGCAGTCGCCTAACGGATGACCAAATAGCTTATATCTTGAAGGAGACTGTCGAAGCTCTGATCTTTCTGCACAGTAATCACTGTATGCATCGCGACGTGAAAGGTCATAATATCCTTCTCACGGAAGAAGCACGTGTCAAATTGGTCGATTTCGGCGTATCCTCGCATTTGGTCGCCACTCTCGCCAGGAAGAACACATCTGTCGGAACACCATATTGGATGGCACCAGAG GTAATAGCTTGCGAGCAACAATTGGACTCCTCGTACGATTCGCGCTGCGATGTCTGGTCGATCGGCATTACCGCTATCGAGTTAGCCGAGGGTGATCCTCCCCTGTCGGAATTGCATCCCATGCGAGCACTTTTTCAAATTCCAAGAAATCCTCCACCTTCCTTGAAGAATCCGGATATGTATTCGTCGGAACTGACAGATTTCATAGCCGAATGCTTGGTGAAGGATTTGGAGCATCGGCCGTTCGCCGGCGAATTGAGAGAGCATCCATTATTGACAAAAGTGGAACCAATCGTCGAGAAAATCAGAGAGCGACTGAGAGAGGAGATTTGTAGACAAAGAGCGGAAGGTCGCGTTCACCGGCAACCGGAAGTGACTACGAAACATGGCAAATTGAAGACGGACCGCAAGACGAGACCAGAGAAAATGTACATGGATGATCTGGCAGCTCTCGATATGCTATCGGAAGAGGCTATTGTCGATCAATTGCAGCACCGATATGAGCAAGCGcagatatacacatatatcggAGATATATTGGTTGCCGTTAATCCTTTTACCAATCTAGGTTTATACACCGGTATc gaACAAAAACGGTACAAGGGACAAGCGAGATCGGATAACCCCCCGCATATATTTGCGGTTGCCGATGCCGCGTATCAAGCTCTATTACATCAACGTCAAAACCAAGCGATAGTCATCAGCGGCGAATCAGGTGCCGGAAAGACGGAAAGCGCAAATTTACTACTGAAACAACTTGTCTATCTCAGCAAGGCGCCGAATCGTAACCTAGAGGAGAGAATACTTCAAATAAATCCTATAATGGAAGCTTTCGGAAACGCCACGACCGGAATCAACGCGAACTCCTCCAGATTCGGAAAGTACTTGGATCTAACGATGACAAAAGGCGGAAAAGTGACCGGTGCGCGAATCTCGGTATATCTGTTGGAACAATCACGAGTGATTGCTCAAGCCGA AGGTGAACGAAACTTTcacattttctattatatgtaCGATGGCCTGGAGGCAGACGACCGCCTCTCGGAATATTATCTCGACCCTACGCTTCGGAGATATCATCGATATCTCACGCATTATAGTCACACGTCGCAGACGCACATTGACAAGTTCCAGCAGCTCAAAATGGGTTTCAAGGTACTCGGATTTCAGGACAGCGAGGTAGACACGGTGTATCGGGTTTTAGCCGCTATCCTCCATTTGGGTGACATTGAATTCGCCGAAGTAGCAACACAAGACAACACCGACAATAAAAGCAGAGTCATCGATATCATTCCATTACGTAGAG TTTCGAAACTACTCGGCGTCGAACAGAACGATCTCCTAGAGGCCCTGACATCAAACTCAGTGATGACTAGAGGCGAGACAATTACGCGGAACAATACGGTAGCCGAAGCTCGTGCGGCTCGTGATGCAATGGCCAAAGGTCTCTATGGTCGGCTCTTCGATTGGATGGTCAACCAGATCAATTGTTTGCTGTGCTTCAGCCGCTCACCGAATTACGAGCCGCTGGCAATCGGGCTGCTCGACATCTTCGGCTTCGAGAACTTTCCCAGAAACTCGTTCGAACAACTCTGCATCAACGTAGCTAACGAGCAGATACAGTACTACTTCAACCAGCACATCTTCACTTGGGAGCAACAGGAATATATGGCCGAGGGAATACCCGTGGATCTCGTCGAATTTTCCGACAATAGGCCGGTTCTCGATATGTTACTAAGCAAGCCCATGGGACTCCTGGCGCTCCTCGACGAAGAAAGTCGATTTCCCAGAGCGACCAATCGATCTCTGATCG AGAAATTCCAcaacaatattaaatcaaaattctaCGTACGCCCAAAATCGGATGCAGTCTGTTTCGCGATATATCATTTTGCTGGTCGTGTTGTCTATCAAGCTGAAGGATTTCTCGAGAAGAACAGAAACTTTCTGCCACCCGAAGTTATTCAACTGGTACGACAGTCGCAATACGATATGGTTCGTTTCCTGTTCCAATGCCCGATCACAAAAACCGGTAATTTATACTCGGCATTACAAGAAAATGATTCGAGAAAATCACAATCAAACCAAAACACAAag GAACGTTATTCTAGTCGAGGTTTAGCATCACAATCGAGAGCTCAGCAGACAGTAGCGACATATTTCCGGTATTCTCTGATGGATCTATTACAAAAAATGGTGTCCGGTTCACCTCAGTTCGTTCGATGTATAAAACCAAATGACTCAAGAAGTTCACGTTTTTTCGACAAAGACAAAGTTGTAAAGCAGTTGAGGTATACCGGTGTCCTCGAAACGATACGTATAAGACAAAATGGATTTTCTCATAGAATACCGTTCAACGAATTTCTGAAAAG ATATTGCTTCCTTGCTTTTGGCTACGACGAACGTGTAATTGCCAATCGGGATAATTGTCGGCTTCTTTTATTACGGTTAAAAATGGATGGATGGGCGTTAGGCAAGACAAAAGTTTTCCTGAAGTACTATCACGTCGAATTTCTCTCAAAACTGTACGAAGAACaactgagaaaaataattatagtccAAGCGTGTGTTCGACGATGGCTCgcgaaaatgaaatttaagaAGCAAAAATGGCAATTCGCTGTATCAGTGGTCACATTACAGCGTCATATTCGAGGATGGTTGTCCCGAAAACACACGGGAGAATTATTGGCTCAAAAACGTGCGAAAAACGAAAATGAAACGCTCGACTTTATGCTGA ATGAAGTGAAACGTAGAGCGCAAGAAAATACGGATGTAAATAATCGCGAGAAACAACGTAAACATTTAGAAAAGAACGACGCCGCGACTGTCATACAAAGTC ATTTCCGAGGTTACACTATTCGTAAACGATTTGGATACGAGCTGGAGGAGCGTTTTAAAAGGATTTTGAACAATTATGACAACATATATGATGGTCATAAGGCACTGTTGCGCGAAGGGCTAAAACATGAAGATGCAGCTCTTATTGTTCAAAGATGGtacaaaaaagaagagaaactAGTCAGAAAGAAACTAGCTGCGAAGGATCCCGTACATCCTAAGCTACGGCAAGCAGATCTAattcaattttctcaaaat GTACATATGAAGAACCAGGAGGTACATAAAAATCTCCGTCGCAACAAACCAGGTATCAGATTGAGCGATATCGAGGAGCCGCCACTCGATTACGTTCGTCCTGAAGGATTTAACATGGTGCAGTCAATATTGCAGTATCGCAGCGGAACGCAGCCGCATGAGGAAGACAGTGTCAAGTATTATCAAGATCTGAAGGATGAAATGAGCAg GAGTCGAAGGGATCATATTCTGGAGGTGAATGCCGAGAGGAGGGACCGTACAGCTCAGAGCAATTTCGTAGTGGCACCGGAGCAGCATCTGTCAAACATTTGGCACAAAGCCCTGAGACATCCACCCGACTTACGCGAAAACGAGAACTCCAAGAAAAGTGTCag TACAAGAGTTAATGACCTGCGTAGCAAGAACCTGCAATCATACACGAACGGGCAACGTGCAACCGGTTCTCCGCATATCCACGATCCACCTGGCCTACGACTCACGATCGACGATCGATATAACACCGTAAACGTAAACGAACGGCAGAATGTCTTCAATGAACAGAATCTCGTTAACGGTCACCATAATTCCGTCAACGAGTATCACACATCGATCAATGACACATCGATCAACAATCCTCAGACTccctgtaaaataaataacggtGTTGCAAagagtcaaataaaaattttgaatactGAACAAACTGAGTTAAATAACGgcttgataaataataaatcagaaAAGACGTCAGATCGATCGAATCATAAGCAAAACGGCTAtcatatgaaaaataatcagAATAACGTGGATCATAAGAACGGTATCAACCGATTAGCGAATGGAAAAGCAACGAATCAAGGACAACTGCAAAACGATACTTTCAACATCACGACTAATCTCAGGCAACTTTTAAGGCCGACAGTGATTGAGAAGCGTCAGGAAAGTGCCAAGACCGAGTATGATACGGAAGACATTAACGGTCCTTACAATTTTAGGCAATTGCTAAGACCGACTGAATACCTCCCGACGGAATCTTTAAGGAAAAGGAAAGGAGGAATCGTTTCCAACGGAGTGCCACTGCCAAAGGACAAGGTTCCGGAGAAACACGTTAAGAGAAGAGCGCCGTTGGCACCGACCCAGAATAAAATGGGAAATGCAAAAAAGTAA